A genomic segment from Methanoplanus limicola DSM 2279 encodes:
- a CDS encoding YcaO-related McrA-glycine thioamidation protein produces the protein MQRSEDPEETLKLLKSVLMDIGVTEVRDLTTSDRVKIPVFSAKTPDTRPGAPKEHTGKGLTPNDAEIAAIMNAVESYCAEYRGERLITGSYENFGPARAVDPRELILPEEPENNQLLYWSPVWDLLNEEEVLIPSNAVYHPYDPPGMANQLFKSSTTGLAAGNNMEEAILHAMYQIIEKDAISIAESKRMLGRRVVIDTEGPAKDLLGKFVENGIDIHLWLLDGKTSVPVVAAAADDTETKDPAMLVMGTGAHLNPEIAVIRALTGIAKSRASLLAGENENAAKNLMIQKAGYERLKKINRMWFRENEDTVKLSVIPDRSTDSVDGDIKRVTEEVEMHADRICACILSKTDIPVVRIIIPGFEVTHMDPTRIKK, from the coding sequence ATGCAGAGGTCAGAAGATCCTGAAGAGACCTTAAAGCTCTTAAAATCAGTTCTTATGGACATAGGAGTCACTGAAGTAAGGGATTTAACAACCTCTGACAGGGTAAAAATCCCGGTTTTTTCCGCAAAAACACCTGACACCAGGCCCGGCGCACCAAAGGAACATACAGGAAAGGGCCTGACACCAAACGATGCTGAAATTGCGGCGATAATGAATGCGGTGGAGAGTTACTGCGCGGAATATCGCGGCGAGAGGCTCATCACCGGAAGTTACGAGAATTTCGGGCCGGCAAGGGCTGTTGATCCAAGAGAGCTGATTCTGCCGGAGGAGCCTGAAAACAACCAGCTGCTTTACTGGAGTCCGGTGTGGGATTTACTGAACGAAGAAGAGGTCCTTATTCCCTCAAATGCTGTATATCACCCGTATGACCCTCCGGGAATGGCCAACCAGCTGTTTAAAAGCAGCACAACCGGACTTGCAGCCGGAAACAATATGGAAGAGGCCATACTGCATGCCATGTATCAGATAATAGAAAAGGACGCCATAAGCATTGCCGAAAGCAAAAGAATGCTTGGCAGAAGAGTTGTGATCGATACAGAGGGCCCTGCAAAAGATCTCCTGGGTAAATTTGTGGAAAACGGGATAGATATTCACCTGTGGCTTCTTGACGGAAAAACTTCCGTGCCTGTGGTAGCTGCGGCAGCGGACGATACAGAGACAAAAGATCCTGCAATGCTTGTAATGGGGACAGGTGCGCACCTTAACCCAGAGATTGCAGTTATAAGGGCACTCACCGGAATTGCAAAAAGCCGCGCGTCACTCCTGGCAGGAGAGAACGAAAATGCCGCTAAAAATCTTATGATTCAGAAAGCCGGATATGAGAGACTTAAAAAGATCAACAGAATGTGGTTCAGGGAGAATGAAGATACAGTAAAACTATCTGTTATTCCTGACAGAAGCACCGATTCGGTTGACGGTGATATTAAGCGGGTGACAGAAGAGGTTGAGATGCATGCCGACCGGATATGCGCCTGCATCCTCAGTAAGACAGATATCCCGGTGGTAAGGATAATTATACCGGGATTTGAGGTCACCCATATGGACCCCACAAGGATTAAAAAATAA
- a CDS encoding oligosaccharyl transferase, archaeosortase A system-associated, with product MDFNQFKNKRILIIAGLVAVFTLLSLMIRLIPAGNLVAVDGVNLLGNDPWYNLRQIELLISDSLQYPWYDPMTKYPIGTNNFWGPLYPLIAAVMCIVTGAATRTDIMYVSSWLPALMGAAMVPLMYFTGERLSGYKTGLIAAFLAAIVSGQFFYRSLFGFVDHHVAEVFFSTLFCLVILFYLSYVRDNPVNLKDTESLKVPAMIAAGAGFAYFLGLAVMPTMLLFAFIMAVYTGIQFIYDHIKSKPSDFLLLFNVVAFLTAIVLYVALIGIRFEGFDMARYSVGHIFAYLALIAGTVVLYALSNKLSDKPSYYYIGAIFGLAIAGLLALMVVLPDLYTIIVNGLWSFFGYQTTLSTIQEANHWSLGQAWNAFNFGLIMIVLAFFVMVYQFIREHKPELIFTIVWSLVILYATTVQLRYEYYLGANIALMSAFFIAWTLDYGLKDILGFAGIKPQEKVTDEVAEEENSGKKKKKPAKKVHVSKPKTVPAGITVVGVIFLLLFSYFSLNVDLAVSNNVDGINGDWMESLEWMGANTPETGVDYYKLYEKESFEYPEGAYGVMSWWDYGHWITFNAKRMPNANPFQEGVAGENGAAAFFVQTDESASDRVLDNLDTRFVITDIEMDTAKFWAMATWFNPELQQSPYVMNLYQHQEDGSLTPATLYNDKYFRTMISKLHNFDGSLVIPSEVLYVEYVSGDMYGAPLPIISKAEYMPYETAESAVAEFNGKNTKAGAALLSPSVVQPSTKVPALQHYRLVHESPTNLLQGQGSADLKYVKTFEYVPGAKIRGNGIIAINLESDQGRKFTYMQESVNGEFTVPYSTGGDNYGTKVLSDYTVIDTKETFKVSEDAVLNGLYVN from the coding sequence ATGGATTTTAACCAGTTTAAAAATAAGAGAATATTAATTATTGCGGGACTTGTTGCTGTATTTACACTTCTCTCCTTAATGATCCGGCTTATCCCTGCCGGAAATTTAGTTGCTGTGGACGGGGTAAATCTGCTTGGCAATGATCCGTGGTATAACCTGAGGCAGATTGAGCTCCTGATATCGGACTCGCTGCAGTACCCGTGGTATGACCCGATGACAAAATACCCTATTGGGACTAACAACTTCTGGGGGCCGCTCTATCCCCTCATTGCAGCAGTTATGTGTATTGTTACCGGTGCGGCAACACGCACCGACATCATGTACGTCTCTTCCTGGCTGCCTGCCCTTATGGGTGCTGCAATGGTGCCTCTGATGTACTTCACAGGTGAGCGCCTTTCCGGGTATAAAACCGGACTTATTGCAGCCTTTCTGGCAGCAATAGTGTCCGGACAGTTCTTTTACAGGTCTCTCTTCGGGTTTGTGGATCACCACGTGGCAGAGGTCTTCTTCAGTACTCTCTTCTGCCTTGTGATTCTCTTCTATCTCTCATATGTCAGGGATAATCCTGTAAATCTGAAGGATACGGAATCACTTAAAGTTCCGGCAATGATAGCCGCAGGGGCAGGATTTGCCTATTTCCTGGGTCTTGCCGTAATGCCGACAATGCTTCTCTTTGCATTCATTATGGCTGTATATACCGGAATTCAGTTCATCTATGATCATATCAAGAGTAAACCGTCAGATTTTCTTCTTCTGTTCAATGTGGTTGCATTTCTGACAGCCATAGTCCTCTATGTTGCACTCATCGGCATCAGGTTTGAGGGCTTTGATATGGCAAGATATTCTGTCGGTCATATTTTTGCATATCTGGCTCTGATCGCCGGAACGGTGGTATTATATGCCCTTTCAAATAAACTCTCGGATAAACCGTCATACTATTATATCGGGGCGATATTCGGGCTTGCAATAGCAGGTCTGCTTGCTCTTATGGTCGTCCTGCCTGACCTGTACACAATAATAGTGAATGGCCTGTGGAGTTTTTTTGGATATCAGACGACACTTTCAACAATCCAGGAGGCAAACCACTGGAGCCTGGGACAGGCATGGAATGCATTTAACTTCGGCCTGATAATGATAGTCCTTGCATTCTTTGTGATGGTCTATCAGTTTATCCGCGAGCACAAACCGGAACTTATCTTCACCATTGTCTGGTCGCTTGTTATTCTTTATGCGACAACCGTTCAGCTGAGATATGAGTACTATCTCGGCGCAAACATTGCATTGATGTCAGCTTTCTTCATAGCGTGGACGCTTGATTACGGCCTGAAGGATATACTCGGATTTGCCGGAATAAAGCCTCAGGAGAAAGTTACCGATGAGGTGGCTGAAGAAGAGAATTCCGGGAAAAAGAAGAAAAAGCCGGCAAAGAAGGTTCATGTTTCAAAACCAAAAACAGTCCCGGCCGGAATCACCGTTGTTGGTGTAATATTTCTGCTTCTCTTCAGCTATTTCTCACTAAATGTCGATCTCGCTGTCTCAAATAATGTTGATGGCATAAACGGAGACTGGATGGAGTCGCTTGAGTGGATGGGTGCGAATACCCCAGAAACCGGAGTTGATTATTACAAACTATATGAAAAAGAATCCTTTGAATATCCTGAGGGGGCCTACGGTGTTATGTCCTGGTGGGATTACGGCCACTGGATAACTTTCAATGCCAAGAGAATGCCTAATGCAAACCCGTTCCAGGAGGGAGTTGCCGGCGAGAACGGTGCTGCTGCATTTTTTGTTCAGACCGATGAGAGCGCTTCAGACCGCGTGCTTGACAATCTTGATACAAGGTTTGTCATAACCGATATTGAGATGGATACCGCCAAATTCTGGGCAATGGCAACGTGGTTCAATCCGGAACTTCAGCAGTCCCCGTATGTAATGAATCTCTATCAGCACCAGGAGGACGGTTCTCTGACTCCTGCCACACTGTACAATGACAAATATTTCCGGACGATGATCTCAAAACTGCACAACTTTGACGGTTCGCTTGTCATACCGTCTGAGGTGCTGTATGTCGAATATGTCAGCGGGGATATGTACGGCGCACCGCTGCCAATAATATCAAAAGCTGAGTATATGCCTTACGAAACTGCTGAGTCTGCGGTTGCAGAGTTTAACGGTAAGAATACGAAAGCAGGCGCTGCCCTCCTGAGTCCTTCAGTTGTTCAGCCTTCTACAAAGGTGCCGGCGCTTCAGCATTACAGGCTTGTGCATGAATCCCCGACAAACCTCCTTCAGGGACAGGGTAGTGCTGATCTCAAGTACGTCAAGACATTTGAGTACGTGCCCGGTGCAAAGATCCGTGGTAACGGTATTATTGCAATAAACCTTGAGTCAGATCAGGGCAGGAAGTTTACATATATGCAGGAGAGCGTAAACGGTGAATTTACAGTTCCTTATTCTACCGGCGGTGACAATTACGGGACGAAAGTTCTCTCTGATTATACAGTCATAGATACCAAAGAGACATTTAAGGTTTCAGAGGATGCTGTGTTAAACGGCCTTTATGTCAACTGA
- the asnB gene encoding asparagine synthase (glutamine-hydrolyzing) codes for MCGIAGHYNLSGENINKNQLMLMSETLSHRGPDDSGIFIENEIGLAHRRLSIIDLSDEGRQPMTNEDETLWMTFNGEIYNFQEIRTELIEKGHIFRSRTDSEVIIHSYEEWGPECLLRFNGMWAFSIWDKNKKELFCARDRYGIKPLYYTVKNNNFIFASEIKALCCCPDVGKKPNDRQVINFLKWGLSDHTNETMFEGVLQLPAGHFMKIHMNSQPEITKYYSPGKSNDIISNDKTDKKDAEKLFELLKDSTRLHLRSDVPTGTCLSGGLDSSTITVLINKILKENNPDAPKQKTFSAVFNEKKFDESDYIKIVVNSTDVNAHYISPNPKDLWNDLDHLIYSNDEPFMQLTLYSQYCIMRYLSKNVKVVLDGQGADEIFAGYIAYLYSHISSLIHNRYYLKACKELAGMLKYHSGFLKYALKQFFVRKDRRDLINGYEEPLVRYQGNLNEALLTDLTSANLPYLLHWEDRMSMAFSVEARVPFLDYRIIEYVNKLPADKKIRNGITKYILRKSVKGIIPEEIRCRMDKKGFSTPEEVWMKEELKENILEVMRSDSFASRKYWNSEMVCSDYCDFIDGKKEYSSEIWRIVCTELWLRKFFPANRIT; via the coding sequence ATGTGTGGGATTGCAGGACATTATAACTTATCAGGAGAAAATATCAATAAAAACCAATTAATGCTAATGTCAGAAACCCTGTCGCACAGAGGTCCGGACGATTCGGGTATCTTCATCGAAAACGAGATCGGACTTGCACACCGCCGCCTTTCAATAATTGATCTCTCAGATGAAGGGCGACAGCCAATGACAAATGAAGATGAAACACTCTGGATGACATTCAATGGTGAAATATATAATTTCCAGGAGATACGAACAGAACTCATAGAAAAAGGCCATATTTTCAGATCCAGAACTGATAGTGAAGTAATTATCCACAGTTATGAAGAATGGGGACCGGAATGCCTCTTAAGATTTAACGGTATGTGGGCTTTTTCAATATGGGATAAAAATAAAAAAGAACTATTTTGTGCGCGTGACAGATATGGAATCAAACCATTATATTATACAGTAAAAAATAACAATTTCATATTCGCCTCAGAGATAAAAGCACTCTGCTGCTGCCCGGATGTCGGTAAAAAGCCAAATGACAGGCAGGTAATAAATTTCCTTAAATGGGGTCTCTCAGATCATACAAATGAAACCATGTTTGAAGGAGTTCTACAGTTGCCGGCTGGCCATTTCATGAAAATACATATGAACAGCCAACCTGAAATAACAAAATATTATTCTCCCGGAAAAAGCAATGATATAATATCCAACGATAAAACAGATAAAAAAGACGCAGAAAAATTATTTGAGCTGTTAAAAGACTCAACAAGACTACATCTGAGAAGTGATGTCCCGACAGGGACATGCCTGAGCGGCGGGCTTGATTCATCAACAATTACAGTACTAATCAATAAAATACTTAAAGAAAATAACCCTGATGCCCCAAAGCAGAAGACTTTTTCAGCAGTTTTCAATGAAAAAAAGTTTGATGAAAGTGACTATATCAAAATCGTTGTCAATTCTACGGATGTAAATGCCCACTATATCAGCCCAAACCCCAAAGATTTATGGAACGATCTTGATCACCTGATATATTCAAATGATGAACCATTCATGCAGCTTACTCTTTACTCACAGTACTGCATAATGAGATATTTATCAAAAAATGTAAAAGTTGTACTTGACGGACAGGGGGCAGATGAGATATTTGCAGGTTATATTGCTTATTTATACAGTCATATCTCCAGCCTTATCCATAATAGATATTATCTTAAAGCCTGCAAAGAACTGGCAGGGATGTTAAAATACCATTCAGGATTCCTAAAATACGCATTGAAGCAATTCTTTGTCCGTAAAGACAGAAGAGACCTGATAAACGGATATGAAGAACCACTGGTCAGATATCAGGGTAATCTGAATGAAGCCCTTTTGACAGACCTGACAAGTGCCAATCTGCCATACCTGCTTCACTGGGAAGACAGGATGTCAATGGCTTTCTCAGTTGAAGCCAGAGTGCCTTTTTTAGATTACCGGATAATTGAATATGTCAATAAACTGCCTGCTGATAAGAAGATCAGAAACGGAATTACAAAATATATCCTCCGAAAATCAGTTAAAGGAATTATCCCTGAAGAGATCAGGTGCAGGATGGATAAAAAAGGCTTTTCCACCCCCGAAGAAGTCTGGATGAAAGAAGAATTAAAGGAAAATATCCTTGAAGTAATGAGGTCTGATTCATTTGCTTCAAGGAAATACTGGAATTCTGAAATGGTCTGTTCAGACTATTGTGATTTTATTGACGGTAAAAAAGAGTATTCTTCAGAAATCTGGAGAATAGTATGTACTGAATTGTGGCTTAGAAAATTTTTCCCTGCCAACCGAATAACTTAG
- a CDS encoding glycosyltransferase, with translation MFIFVASVMLISISAFPYIYYLFGMKFGKKTRPVKLLKEFPEISIIISAYNEEKIISERIDNLAESGYPKDKFELIFIDDHSDDNTRILAESKLNSSGVNYKIFSNAERKGTNKSYNFALTKTRNNIIVTTDANKFFEKNTLEILISRLVSDDSIAAVCADVRPFEESKIEKLGGMENIYRNFYGRMCDWESANDSTYNFNGALVAFKKEIISSIKENRGADDANTAFEAIRNGYRAVYVIESVIYEKIPSGINKQYRQKVRRAKRLIEATLFNLDLLKEKRTFSRRFYPFRIMMYVLSPAFFLVGLALFILSVLFYNVLAGAIIIVLFILFIRLNGSSFISSFTLNQIYLLAGLFKINENMTLWESTSV, from the coding sequence ATGTTTATTTTTGTAGCTTCTGTCATGTTAATTTCAATTTCAGCATTTCCATACATATATTATTTATTTGGGATGAAATTTGGAAAAAAAACTCGCCCTGTGAAATTATTGAAGGAATTTCCTGAAATATCTATAATTATTTCTGCATACAATGAGGAGAAAATTATTTCAGAAAGAATTGATAATCTGGCAGAAAGCGGATATCCCAAAGATAAGTTTGAACTTATTTTCATAGATGATCATTCTGATGATAACACCAGAATTCTTGCAGAATCTAAACTAAATAGTTCTGGAGTAAATTACAAAATATTTTCAAATGCTGAAAGAAAGGGAACAAACAAGTCATATAATTTTGCTTTGACTAAAACCAGAAACAATATTATTGTTACAACTGACGCAAATAAATTTTTTGAAAAAAATACCCTGGAAATTTTAATCTCACGCTTGGTTTCTGATGATTCTATTGCGGCGGTATGTGCTGATGTCAGACCTTTTGAAGAGTCCAAAATTGAGAAACTGGGGGGAATGGAGAATATATACAGAAATTTTTATGGAAGAATGTGTGACTGGGAGTCTGCGAATGACTCAACATATAACTTCAATGGTGCTCTGGTTGCCTTTAAAAAGGAAATAATATCTTCAATAAAGGAAAACAGAGGTGCAGATGACGCAAATACTGCTTTTGAAGCAATAAGGAACGGGTACAGAGCCGTCTATGTCATTGAGTCAGTAATATATGAAAAAATACCATCCGGAATAAATAAACAGTACAGGCAGAAAGTTCGTAGGGCAAAGAGACTTATTGAGGCAACATTATTCAATCTGGACTTACTTAAAGAGAAGAGGACCTTCTCGAGAAGATTCTATCCTTTTAGAATAATGATGTATGTTTTGTCTCCGGCATTTTTCCTTGTTGGTTTAGCCTTGTTTATACTATCAGTGTTATTTTATAATGTTCTAGCCGGGGCGATAATTATTGTTTTATTCATACTTTTCATCAGGTTGAATGGGTCCTCATTTATCTCTTCATTCACACTGAATCAGATATATCTGCTGGCAGGGTTATTTAAAATTAATGAGAATATGACTTTGTGGGAAAGTACTTCTGTCTAA
- a CDS encoding tRNA(Ile)(2)-agmatinylcytidine synthase, with protein sequence MIFRLGLDDTDSPDGMCTTYLASVISDKLISEGIAVNEMLLLRLNPNVKFKTRGNAAACLICVGDMDSAFDTACVLVERYSDFDCENTNPGVVVVAEDARPDSGFYLRALRDFCTIDEAVRLLDSIPDGKVRYRGWKNKRGLIGAAASVSAEPDDCTYELLVYRNPEDKGLRYVDRESLFEAEEKTYPHTWDSVDMVNNAVVCVPHTPDPVLYGIRGESPEWVRRADSYIISQVPERRSVFRTNQGTDAHLTDADAGSIEDGKSYRVPGRVLSVPESGHGGHVSFMLEGMGGSPVRCMAYEPTKNFRNTVRALIPGDLIIVCGSYKGGSINLEKIQVMETAVLTEEKPPVCVCGKRMTSAGSGKGYKCRRCSGKSMVPEISDLKRDLSPGWYEVPPVARRHLSKPLVRDIVKISELNHTNF encoded by the coding sequence ATGATATTCAGACTCGGACTTGATGATACTGATTCTCCTGACGGGATGTGTACAACTTATCTCGCCTCAGTAATCTCTGATAAGCTCATAAGTGAAGGTATAGCTGTTAATGAAATGCTTCTTCTCAGGCTAAATCCCAATGTGAAATTTAAGACAAGGGGCAATGCTGCTGCCTGCCTGATATGCGTGGGGGATATGGATTCAGCCTTTGATACAGCCTGTGTACTGGTTGAGAGATATTCAGATTTTGACTGTGAAAATACAAATCCCGGTGTTGTTGTAGTTGCAGAGGATGCAAGACCTGATTCCGGGTTCTATCTCCGGGCGCTCAGGGACTTCTGTACAATTGACGAAGCTGTCAGGCTTCTGGACAGTATTCCGGACGGGAAAGTGAGGTACAGGGGATGGAAGAATAAAAGAGGTCTGATCGGTGCTGCCGCGTCAGTTTCAGCAGAACCTGACGACTGCACATATGAGCTTCTTGTGTACAGGAACCCGGAAGATAAGGGTCTGCGGTATGTTGACAGGGAGAGTCTCTTTGAGGCCGAGGAAAAGACATATCCCCATACCTGGGATTCGGTTGATATGGTCAATAACGCAGTTGTGTGTGTGCCGCATACTCCTGACCCTGTGCTTTACGGAATCAGGGGCGAGTCTCCGGAATGGGTGAGGAGGGCTGATTCATATATTATATCCCAGGTCCCTGAGAGAAGATCGGTTTTCAGGACAAACCAGGGCACTGATGCACATCTCACAGATGCAGATGCCGGTAGCATTGAGGATGGAAAGTCCTACAGGGTTCCCGGCAGAGTCCTCTCAGTTCCGGAATCAGGGCATGGCGGGCATGTCTCCTTTATGCTTGAGGGAATGGGTGGCTCTCCGGTCAGGTGTATGGCGTACGAGCCGACAAAGAATTTCAGAAACACTGTCCGGGCGCTTATCCCGGGAGACCTGATCATTGTATGCGGCAGTTATAAGGGTGGCAGCATAAACCTTGAGAAGATTCAGGTCATGGAAACTGCGGTGCTGACTGAGGAAAAGCCTCCGGTATGCGTATGCGGGAAGAGGATGACAAGCGCAGGTTCAGGCAAGGGGTATAAATGCCGGAGATGTTCGGGGAAGAGTATGGTACCCGAAATTTCGGACCTTAAAAGAGATCTCAGTCCGGGGTGGTACGAAGTTCCGCCGGTTGCCAGGAGGCATCTGTCAAAACCTCTTGTCCGGGATATTGTTAAGATTTCAGAATTAAATCATACTAATTTTTGA
- a CDS encoding transcriptional regulator, which translates to MTHERLLQTVISILLMAGYNISERCGIRPRSFDLIARKRENILVIKVVPHIDSVGEDSASDLHIIATHLRGKPIIVGEKARDSDLERGAVYLRYGIIATSATTLYDFFVDEVPPLVYAQPGGLYVNINGNRLRNLREDQNLSLGDLAAILGVSRRTISKYEGGMSTTLDIAIKLEEMFDSAIVEAIDLLSHKTPETRQKEKTSNEKIPADFERLGLETHIMQRAPFEALVVFEKETVLTGYGTTQKTIRRAALIGNISDITDSKAVCVLTDYKKKKKIGKTLIIGESELSDLSSGTDFIEMIDHQ; encoded by the coding sequence ATGACGCATGAGAGACTGCTTCAGACTGTAATCAGTATCCTTCTTATGGCGGGCTACAATATCTCGGAGAGATGTGGCATACGCCCCAGAAGCTTTGATCTTATCGCAAGAAAGAGAGAGAATATTCTCGTAATAAAGGTCGTGCCTCATATAGACAGTGTAGGTGAGGATAGTGCAAGCGATCTTCATATTATTGCAACACACCTCAGAGGTAAACCAATAATAGTTGGTGAAAAGGCCAGAGATTCTGACCTTGAAAGAGGCGCCGTTTATCTCAGATATGGCATCATCGCCACAAGTGCAACAACCCTCTATGATTTTTTTGTTGATGAGGTTCCACCCCTGGTCTATGCCCAGCCAGGCGGCCTTTATGTAAATATCAACGGAAACAGACTAAGAAATCTGCGTGAAGATCAAAACCTCTCCCTGGGCGACCTTGCAGCCATACTGGGTGTCTCAAGGCGGACGATATCCAAATATGAAGGCGGTATGAGTACAACGCTCGATATAGCCATTAAACTTGAGGAGATGTTTGACAGTGCAATTGTTGAGGCAATAGATCTCCTCTCGCATAAAACACCCGAGACCAGACAGAAGGAAAAAACTTCAAACGAGAAAATTCCGGCAGACTTCGAGAGGCTCGGACTTGAAACCCACATTATGCAGAGAGCACCTTTTGAGGCGCTGGTTGTATTTGAGAAGGAGACCGTCCTCACCGGATACGGGACAACTCAGAAAACAATCAGGCGCGCTGCCCTCATAGGAAATATATCTGACATCACAGATTCAAAGGCGGTGTGCGTCCTTACCGATTATAAAAAGAAGAAAAAGATAGGCAAAACACTGATTATTGGCGAATCAGAACTCTCAGACCTGAGTTCCGGAACCGACTTCATTGAGATGATCGACCACCAGTAA